The following are encoded in a window of Gossypium raimondii isolate GPD5lz chromosome 13, ASM2569854v1, whole genome shotgun sequence genomic DNA:
- the LOC105784229 gene encoding uncharacterized protein LOC105784229 gives MGRRLFGCFGKGSSSSSSGNEVDGNGKTNDTVVEEAAPEGPIMVELFSSQGCATSSAAELLLSRLGRGDFQLDAPVIVLAYHVDYWDYMGWKDPYGSSQWTVRQKAYVETLNLDTMFTPQVVVQGRAQCVPNDEDVLLSTIATAPRFPAPSFQADIQRPTSETLQVTITGALRFKVEDNGVRVMVALYENGLVNDCSAGENKGKVLSNDFVVRKFEKLCNVEDTSAKKTISGTVTFSLWDNFNHNKCAIAVFAENSSHQIFGSQKFQLPDDI, from the exons ATGGGACGTCGTCTCTTTGGTTGTTTTGGCAAGggttcatcttcttcttcatcaggGAATGAAGTCGATGGAAATGGAAAAACCAATGATACGGTAGTTGAAGAAGCGGCGCCTGAAGGCCCGATCATGGTGGAATTGTTTTCTTCGCAAGGGTGCGCGACTTCATCGGCGGCTGAGCTGCTCTTGTCGAGGTTAGGGAGAGGTGATTTTCAGCTCGATGCTCCGGTGATTGTGTTGGCTTATCATGTTGATTATTGGGATTATATGGGGTGGAAAGATCCTTATGGATCCAGCCAATGGACTGTTAGACAAAAGGCATACGTTGAAACCTTGAACCTTGACACCATGTTTACACCTCAGGTTGTGGTTCAAGGTAGGGCTCAGTGTGTCCCTAATGATGAAGATGTTTTATTATCCACCATTGCTACTGCTCCCAGGTTTCCAGCTCCATCATTCCAG GCAGATATCCAAAGGCCAACATCGGAGACATTGCAAGTGACAATAACAGGAGCATTGAGGTTTAAGGTAGAGGACAATGGTGTCCGTGTGATGGTAGCTTTATACGAGAATGGGTTGGTAAATGACTGCTCTGCAGGAGAAAACAAAGGGAAAGTGTTGTCCAATGATTTTGTGGTTAGAAAGTTTGAAAAGCTGTGCAATGTGGAGGACACATCTGCTAAAAAGACAATCTCAGGAACTGTTACTTTCAGTCTTTGGGATAATTTCAACCACAACAAATGCGCCATTGCTGTCTTTGCTGAAAACAGCTCCCATCAAATTTTTGGTTCTCAGAAGTTTCAACTTCCCGATGATATatga